From Carya illinoinensis cultivar Pawnee chromosome 5, C.illinoinensisPawnee_v1, whole genome shotgun sequence, one genomic window encodes:
- the LOC122309903 gene encoding pyruvate dehydrogenase E1 component subunit alpha, mitochondrial-like, with translation MALAHLASSSSRSNLLKPIFAALSSTPSLRCPISSAAADNTKTLTIETSVPFTAHQCEAPSSLVDTTPEELLTFFRDMATMRRMEIAADSLYKARLIRGFCHLYDGQEAAAVGMEAAITKKDSIITAYRDHCTYLARGGTLLEIFSELMGRQGGGSRGKGGSMHFYKKEAGFYGGHGIVGAQVPLGIGLAFAQKYSKDGTVAFVLYGDGAANQGQLFEALNIAALWDLPAILVCENNHYGMGTAEWRAAKSPAYYKRGDYVPGLKVDGMDVLAVKQACKFAKEHALKNGPIILEMDTYRYHGHSMSDPGSTYRTRDEISGVRQERDPVERVRKLVLSHDLATEKELKDTEKEIRKKVDEAIAQAKESPMPDPSELFTNVYVKGFGIEACGPDRKEVRAVLP, from the exons ATGGCTCTGGCGCACCTAGCCTCATCCTCATCTCGCTCCAATCTCCTGAAACCCATTTTCGCCGCCTTATCTTCCACTCCGTCTCTCCGCTGTCCGATCTCCTCAGCCGCCGCCGACAACACCAAAACCCTCACCATAGAAACCTCCGTGCCTTTCACCGCCCATCAATGCGAGGCGCCGTCGAGCTTAGTGGACACCACCCCGGAAGAGCTCCTCACCTTCTTCCGCGACATGGCAACGATGCGGCGCATGGAGATCGCTGCAGACTCGCTCTACAAGGCCAGGTTGATCCGCGGGTTCTGCCACCTTTACGACGGCCAGGAAGCTGCGGCCGTGGGCATGGAGGCCGCGATCACTAAGAAGGATAGCATCATCACCGCCTATCGCGACCATTGTACCTACCTTGCCCGAGGTGGGACCCTCCTCGAGATTTTCTCCGAGCTCATGGGCCGCCAGGGTGGGGGCTCCAGAGGGAAGGGAGGGTCTATGCACTTCTATAAGAAGGAGGCTGGGTTTTATGGCGGTCACGGTATAGTCGGGGCTCAGGTACCGCTAGGTATTGGCTTGGCCTTCGCGCAGAAGTACTCTAAAGATGGGACTGTGGCGTTCGTGTTGTACGGTGACGGTGCGGCTAATCAGGGCCAGCTGTTCGAGGCCTTGAATATAGCTGCGCTTTGGGATTTGCCGGCGATTCTGGTCTGCGAGAACAATCATT ATGGTATGGGAACGGCAGAGTGGAGAGCGGCAAAGAGTCCGGCCTATTACAAGCGTGGGGATTATGTTCCTGGATTGAAG GTTGATGGCATGGATGTCCTTGCTGTGAAACAGGCATGCAAATTTGCCAAGGAGCATGCTTTGAAGAATGGGCCAATT ATTCTTGAAATGGACACTTACAGGTACCACGGCCATTCTATGTCTGATCCTGGTAGCACCTACCGCACTCGTGATGAGATTTCTGGTGTGAGACAG GAGCGTGATCCAGTTGAAAGAGTAAGAAAACTGGTATTGTCTCATGATCTAGCTACTGAAAAGGAGCTAAAG GATACGGAGaaagaaataaggaaaaaagTTGATGAAGCCATTGCTCA